The Candidatus Alcyoniella australis genome window below encodes:
- a CDS encoding PadR family transcriptional regulator produces the protein MSIKYVILGLLQNKDLHGYRIKQIIERDFGAMWTINFGQIYPALSAMHKERLVSMTQVPQPAAPPRKLYSITPKGREVFAAWLNSPPERRMVLRDSFLIRFPFFGLGDSQAALQAVQEQIDQYEQELREREEYLSTRLRGSDYARLVAELGLELNQTMLGWLRRAAVELRESDAANSSKKTEQQRAADRATG, from the coding sequence ATGTCGATCAAGTACGTGATCCTGGGGCTGCTGCAGAACAAAGACCTGCACGGCTACCGCATCAAACAGATCATCGAGCGCGACTTCGGCGCAATGTGGACGATCAACTTCGGCCAGATCTACCCGGCCCTTTCCGCGATGCACAAAGAGCGGCTGGTGAGCATGACCCAGGTGCCGCAACCTGCCGCGCCGCCGCGCAAGCTTTACTCGATCACTCCCAAGGGGCGCGAGGTTTTCGCCGCCTGGCTCAACAGCCCTCCAGAGCGACGGATGGTGCTGCGCGATTCGTTCCTGATCCGTTTTCCGTTCTTTGGCCTGGGCGATTCGCAAGCCGCGCTCCAGGCCGTGCAGGAGCAGATCGACCAATACGAGCAAGAGTTGCGCGAGCGCGAGGAGTATCTGTCCACGCGCCTGCGGGGCAGCGATTACGCGCGCCTGGTGGCCGAGCTGGGACTGGAGCTCAATCAGACCATGCTGGGCTGGCTTAGGCGCGCGGCCGTGGAGCTGCGCGAATCGGATGCGGCGAACTCATCTAAAAAAACCGAACAGCAGCGGGCAGCGGACCGCGCAACGGGTTGA
- the typA gene encoding translational GTPase TypA — protein MGYVPATERTAEKIRNIAIIAHVDHGKTTLVDKLLGQSGSFKRGEDEIEQALDSGELERERGITILSKCTSLEFDGYHINVVDTPGHADFGGEVERVMHMVDSALLLVDAFEGPMPQTRFVTQKALARGLHPIVVINKIDRPGCDPQAAADAVLDLFISLGATEKQCEFPVIFASAKLGYTQASPDDEPGDLTPLLKKICEHVPAPMIDPQAAPAMQVATFDHDGFVGSMAIGRVESGVFRPGEHALMIRHDGSRDEFRINQIFGFRGLHRLAQDQAVAGDIVAITGMEAPGVGETLTSVDNPRVLPMIQIDAPTVKIAMMTNTSPTCGKEGKFVTSAKIAERLEREKKSNVSMRVETTDSPDSFNVIGRGELHLSVLIETMRREGYEFMVSRPKVVTKTDESGETLEPYEIVTADVQSVHVGTIIESLSQRFGRIINIRDVGEGRTRVEFVVPTRGLIGYRSRFLTETRGTGVFNAVFHEYGPWAGEIADRVNGAMIALEDCTTVAYALWKLEDRGVFFMGSGTKVYAGQIVGWHTRDNDLVINPGKAKRLSNVRSAGADEKNFVKPHKVLSIEEAIEFINDDELVEFTPRSIRVRKRILDHNDRKHANVKADNVTLDQRAST, from the coding sequence ATGGGCTATGTGCCCGCTACAGAGCGAACAGCCGAGAAAATCAGGAACATCGCAATCATCGCCCACGTTGATCACGGCAAGACCACGCTGGTGGACAAGCTACTGGGGCAGTCGGGCAGTTTTAAGCGCGGCGAGGACGAGATCGAACAGGCCCTGGATTCAGGGGAGCTCGAGCGGGAGCGCGGCATCACGATCCTCTCCAAGTGCACGTCGCTGGAATTCGACGGATATCATATTAACGTGGTGGACACCCCCGGGCACGCGGATTTCGGCGGCGAGGTCGAACGCGTGATGCACATGGTTGACTCTGCGCTGCTGCTGGTCGATGCTTTCGAAGGCCCGATGCCGCAGACGCGTTTCGTAACCCAAAAAGCTTTGGCGCGCGGGCTGCACCCGATCGTGGTAATCAACAAGATCGACCGGCCGGGCTGCGATCCCCAGGCCGCGGCGGACGCGGTACTCGATCTGTTCATCTCGCTGGGAGCCACTGAAAAGCAGTGCGAGTTCCCGGTGATCTTCGCCTCGGCGAAGCTGGGCTATACGCAGGCCTCACCCGATGACGAGCCTGGCGATCTGACCCCGCTGCTGAAAAAGATCTGCGAACACGTGCCGGCCCCGATGATCGATCCGCAGGCCGCGCCCGCGATGCAGGTGGCGACGTTCGACCATGACGGGTTCGTGGGGAGCATGGCCATCGGCCGTGTGGAGTCGGGCGTTTTCCGGCCCGGCGAGCACGCGTTGATGATCCGCCACGACGGCAGCCGGGACGAGTTTCGCATCAACCAGATTTTCGGATTCCGCGGGCTGCACCGGCTGGCGCAGGACCAGGCGGTGGCCGGGGACATCGTGGCCATTACCGGCATGGAAGCGCCGGGCGTCGGGGAGACGCTGACCTCGGTGGACAACCCGCGCGTCCTGCCGATGATCCAGATCGACGCGCCGACCGTTAAAATTGCGATGATGACCAACACCTCGCCCACCTGCGGCAAGGAAGGCAAGTTCGTCACCAGCGCCAAGATCGCCGAGCGTCTGGAACGGGAAAAGAAATCGAACGTCTCCATGCGCGTGGAAACGACGGATTCGCCGGACTCCTTCAACGTCATCGGACGCGGCGAGCTGCACCTCTCGGTCTTGATCGAAACCATGCGCCGCGAGGGCTACGAATTCATGGTCTCGCGCCCCAAGGTCGTGACGAAGACGGACGAATCCGGCGAGACGCTCGAACCTTATGAGATCGTCACGGCCGATGTCCAGAGCGTGCACGTCGGCACGATTATCGAATCGCTGAGCCAGCGTTTCGGCCGGATCATCAATATACGGGACGTGGGGGAAGGGCGTACGCGCGTGGAATTCGTGGTCCCCACGCGGGGATTGATCGGATACCGTTCGCGGTTCCTCACCGAGACGCGCGGCACCGGCGTGTTCAACGCGGTCTTCCACGAATACGGGCCCTGGGCCGGTGAGATCGCCGATCGTGTGAACGGCGCGATGATTGCCTTGGAGGATTGTACGACCGTGGCTTACGCGCTGTGGAAGCTCGAGGACCGCGGTGTGTTTTTCATGGGCTCGGGGACCAAGGTCTACGCCGGGCAGATCGTGGGTTGGCACACGCGGGACAACGACCTCGTGATCAACCCGGGCAAGGCCAAGAGACTCAGCAACGTCCGCTCGGCAGGCGCTGACGAAAAAAACTTTGTCAAGCCGCACAAGGTCCTGAGCATCGAGGAGGCGATCGAGTTCATCAACGACGACGAACTGGTCGAGTTCACGCCTCGCTCGATTCGAGTGCGTAAGCGCATTCTCGATCACAACGACCGCAAACACGCCAACGTCAAGGCTGACAACGTAACCCTGGATCAACGCGCCTCGACCTGA